A stretch of DNA from Mus caroli unplaced genomic scaffold, CAROLI_EIJ_v1.1 scaffold_19511_1, whole genome shotgun sequence:
CATTTTAGTCATATACTGAATATACAGTAAGTGCTTTTGTGTTTTCCATGTACAGTCATCATGAATGTTTCCCAAGACTACTCAGGATGAGGAGCAACGCAAACCTATGAGTCTTTTGCAACACAAGAACGAACTAGAAATATTCTTAGCAACTTAATGATATATTATCAATTTAAATTGatagagtattttttttaatcagcctcACACTTAGGAATGGAAACTCAACAATAAAACATATATGGACCTGTATATGTCACGTAAATACCTCTCCTAGGAGGTTTCCATTTCACAAGCCAATGGTATCTTATCAAAAGAATGCCCATAAATTTTCTACTATTTTATCCTAGGTGTTTAGACAAATGGCCACAGAATTTTCTGATGGTCCTTCCATCTCAATGTAGATTCTCGTGCATGAGTTGGGGCCATTAATATTGGAGACACGCCTACCTGTGCATATTCAGCCACTTTCTTAAATTTCCTCCATGTGGTCCCTGTTTATGTACAGATGCTGCATCAAAAATTGAATTAAGATAGCTGTCCAATGCGAAGTGTATATTTTGATCTATACAAATGCATTGGCTTTAACAACTTACAAAGTCCAgctctttactctctctctctctttagaataAGACAGCAATATATGGACTATAAGGgatctgtttgtgttttttgaaaaGTGATGTTATTACTAATAGTGGTAACATCTCATTTATGAAAGATGACCTTTCATGACCATTTCAAGGTTTAATGAACTTCCAGCTTCTTTGCCATCTCAACCACATTACACAGATCATTTCAATCTTTATGGGATGGAGACAATGCAATCCAGTGTAGAATTGTACTTTTATTGACTCAAAATGTTATCTGTAAATTGCTGTCAATTATAAATATTGTAACCTTTTACAGAACTCATCCTAAAAACCACAAGTATGCTCTGGCTTTGGCTTTTTCTATATATGAAGTCAACAGGAACCCTGATATTTTGCCAAATATGTCTCTAACATTTAAATTCACAAACTACAATTGTTACTGGGAATCTGAATTGATGAGGCTCATTCATTTGAGTTTACAAAATCATGATATTCTCCCTAATTATATGTGTAGAGAACTCACAAGGTGTACAATGGCACTTACAAGACTGAATTGGACAACAACTGTGAAACTTAATACAATCCTAAACAACTtcatgtctcagcaggtaagtgtgtgtgtgtgtgtgtgtgtgtgtgtgtgtgtgtgtgtgtgtgtgtNNNNNNNNNNNNNNNNNNNNNNNNNNNNNNNNNNNNNNNNNNNNNNNNNNNNNNNNNNNNNNNNNNNNNNNNNNNNNNNNNNNNNNNNNNNNNNNNNNNNNNNNNNNNNNNNNNNNNNNNNNNNNNNNNNNNNNNNNNNNNNNNNNNNNNNNNNNNNNNNNNNNNNNNNNNNNNNNNNNNNNNNNNNNNNNNNNNNNNNNNNNNNNNNNNNNNNNNNNNNNNNNNNNNNNNNNNNNNNNNNNNNNNNNNNNNNNNNNNNNNNNNNNNNNNNNNNNNNNNNNNNNNNNNNNNNNNNNNNNNNNNNNNNNNNNNNNNNNNNNNNNNNNNNNNNNNNNNNNNNNNNNNNNNNNNNNNNNNNNNNNNNNNNNNNNNNNNNNNNNNNNNNNNNNNNNNNNNNNNNNNNNNNNNNNNNNNNNNNNNNNNNNNNNNNNNNNNNNNNNNNNNNNNNNNNNNNNNNNNNNNNNNNNNNNNNNNNNNNNNNNNNNNNNNNNNNNNNNNNNNNNNNNNNNNNNNNNNNNNNNNNNNNNNNNNNNNNNNNNNNNNNNNNNNNNNNNNNNNNNNNNNNNNNNNNNNNNNNNNNNNNNNTCACAGTGGGATGTCAGTCCTAGTATGAAAGACTTTACATTTGGTAACGAATATGGGACTTTTGCTTTTGGACAACACCATAGTGAGATTTCTGGCTTTAAACATTTTGTCCAGACATTGAACTCTGTCAAATGCTCAGATGAGTATCTGGTAGAGCTGGAATGGATGCACTTTAACTGTGAGGTCTCAGCCTCTAAATGTAAGACACTGAAGAACTGCTCATCCAATCACTCATTGGAATGGTTAATGGTACATACTTTTGACATGGCTTTTATTGAAGAGAGTTATGACATATACAATGCTGTGTATGCTTTTGCCCATGCACTCCATCAGATGACTTTTCAAAAGTTTGATAATCTGCCCAAGGACAATGGGAAAGAACACAATTATGGCTGCAGAAAGGTAATGTTTCTACTGTTAAATCATGTTTAGTGTTATTAATGCTATAGTTGTAAGAGACTACAAATGCCCAAAACAAGTGTGCTAgaaaattctttccaaaatacaaagaatttttaTTGAGCAAGTAAGTCATTATACTAATAAAAGATTCTAATATTAAGCAAATATACTATAGGGCATAATCTGTCCATGTAGACCTGTGATTTTGTTACCTGAATATCATCATACATGTTCTAATACTGAAAACATACTGAGCCCACACTCATGAGTCCACTAAAAGATGAGTTGTTGTTCATTAAATCTCAAGTACATTTATATCATTGTAGGGTATTGTTTTAACTAGACATCCACACTCCTGCTGTTCCCACTCTAGGCTAGTGGTATCACTTGGTGTTCTGATAGAATTTACACAGAAATTCATGTTAGAATTCAGTTCATTACATTTGTgatgtgtgaatgtatatttcTCACTTCCTATCtgtatgtttctatgtttctctatatctgtgtgtatatctatatctgtgCCTATTACTAGATATAGATGATTGATATGGATATGAAAAgataagatatatacatatatagagacagagagacagagaaagaacacagagagaaacagagagagatgagtcATATATAGAAACATTTTGCCAAcctgcctatctatctgtctaAGTCAGTTAAGAAAAAGtttgtctgtttccatttctttctgcaCGGTGAATTTTGTCAGAATGCATATTCCTTTGTACGACTATAAATGCATGCATCGCAgtgagtggtggcacatgcctttgatcccagcacttgggagggagaggcaggcagatttctgattttgaggtcaGCCCGGTcgacggagtgagttccaggacaaccagggctatatagagaaaacctgtctcaaataaataaataaataaatacataaatacataaatacataaatacataaataaatacataaacaaatgcaTCTGCATGTGCCTAGatattgtgtgtttttgtgtattttttgaCTGTTTGTCTGTGCATGAGATCATAAATTTTTCAGTGTATCAATGTCACTCTATGTGGGAGTATCAATACATGACTATGTGAACCTATGAATATTCCTCTGTgcatgggttttgtgtgtgtgtgtgtgtgtgtgtgtgtgtgtgtgtgtgtgtgtgtaaaactgagtatgtgttttgtgtgtatctgtgtctatttGATGTCTTTGATGCatattctgtgtctgtgtgtatctgtgtttgtatacatgtgtttggacatgtatatgaatgtttctgtatgtaagtgtgtgcttgtgatatatatgtatctctATATGGATGCAAGTCTGTCTgtttcatgtgtctgtgtttcaTACTGCAAATATATTtgatgtatacacatatgtttgtACTTGATTGGTAATCTCTTAGAGAACTAAAATAACAGCAACATTATAATTTTGTACGTCCATTGAATTTCACTGACATTTTCACTGGCATAGTGTCAATAAAGTTGTCTTTTAGAGGAAATAAGAACATATTTTCTTACCTTAAGAAAGAGACTATATATTATTCTGACTGTCTTTCAGCTGTATTCCTTTCTGAGAAAGACCCAGTTCACTAATCCTGTTGGGGACAGAGTGAATATAAACCGAAGAGAGAAACTGCAGGAAGAATATGACATTTTCTACATTTGGAATTTCCCACAGGGCCTTGGACTTAGAGTTAAAATAGGAATGTTTAGTCCCTATTTTCCAAATGGTCAACAGGTACATTTATCTGAAGATATGATAGAGTGGGCAAAAGGAAGTAAACAGGTGTGTTCAGCCTAATTGTCATATTTAAATTGAACTGTCAAGTGTGTGCATCCAAACTTCCTAGAAACTGGTGAGGTAAAATTGATTACCATGTGCAAGACTGATTTGTAGCATCctataatatgtttattttttcatgttttacatTCCTTTTTAGTAATTCATTAAGGATTTCCAACATTAATACAGTGTATTTGTATCATATCAGAACCTTTTTTATGCCTTTAAAATTAACTTAACTATTTTAGAAAGTAGTTTATATTATTTCCAGTATACTGAGCAATATACTATTAGTCCAAATATTACTcttatagagtgagtttcaaTCTTATGATAAACCCTTTCAAAGGATATTTAAAGAATCTGGTTCTTTGTAAAGACAGGGTAAATGCATCAAATCCAAgtcaccaatttttttttatagtttttaaaccTGTTTAACAATTAGTCCTAAATTTCCACACCTCTACATAACCATACATTAACATTTTACAACAAATTTAGATATCTTATAAGCTATACCTTGTCTtttactctttcatttttatgttggTATAGACGTTTTGtctacatgtttatgtgtgcaaaACATTCATGTGTAGTATATATGGATAGCAGAAGATTCATTCAAACCTCAGAGTATTTGCAAGAGCTTCATGCCACATAgttggtgctggaaattaaacatgGGTTTTCCtcctgaaaataattatttttgagactTTAGCTATGTCGATAGCCCTGGATCATACCTTGCCAAAGAGAATGCTCACTAAAGCAAACTTGTCTGGCCCATTCATTTTTGCATAGGTCATTCAAATAAAGAAGCCTGTGCAAGTTGCATTCTCTATATGAGGAGAAATTGGTAGTaataaaattttgcttttgagaaaatttgaaaattaaatatctaatatgcatgATAGGTATAACATAGGTATGAATTCTGATGTGATAAGTTTTAATACATCATATTCAAACTGCCCAGTTTCATTTGAAGTCATATCTCCTGTTGCTCTGAtagtataaaatttaaagttactaTTCTTCCTCAATGTGATTAAGAATTCCATTCTTAGAGCAAAGAACATGGGAGCTGAAAATGAAGTGATATAACTGAGTATCAATCTAGAGGATAGAATTGAAACCTCCTGTGTGTTCTAACCAGACATCAAATacacttaatatatatataagcaagGATGTTTGATTAAAAGATCAAATTTAAAACCAATGGGAACAAGACAAAGAAGAAGCCACTCTAGACATAAACAGTATACCCATTATGGTGCTTCTTTACAAATACAAACTATTGTGGGAAAAGTAGATATCTATCTAGTACAAGCATATAAATACAAAGTTTAAATTAGCAAATACTCAGCCTTTGAAATAAAATAGTCCTTGacgaattttatttaaaatttattgtggACCAAGGAGCATATATGAAAGCACAGGAGATAACCCCTGGTATCTCCTTGTTAACAGGAGGTTTCACCAGCTTCAATCATTTTTAGATGTAGCTCTCTCGTTCATCTATtcctgcattcattcattcactttatgtACTGACAACCATTTACACACCCTCTTCTACTCTTATTCCTTCTCCTATCCTACCCCTCCCTCTCATCCACTACTCCTTCATTCTTTAGAAGAGGAGAGTGCCACTCCCCCCATAGCAAAAGGCTATGGCATATTATGTAGTACAACAATTAGGCACAGGTTCATGTTCTCTTATTGGGGCCAGAGGAAACTGCCAAATAGGGGTAAAGTATCTCAAAGAAAGTCAGCAAAGTAAGATACAGACCCCAGTACTGCTCTTAGGAGTCCCACTGTAAAGATCAAGCTTAACAAAGGTTAAAAATGTTTAGAGTGACTACATCAGACCCATGCATTATTTATGGTGGTaggtcagtctctgtgagcacttATGGCAGGTTAATTGATTATGTAGACTATCTTCCAGTTTCCTTGACCTCACTTGCTCCCAAaatccttctttcccctcttcccttcttgttCAGAATTTCCCAAGCTCAACCTATTCTGGGTGtgtatctctgcatctgcttccttcAGTTGCTGAGTGATGCCTCTCTCATCATGGATATTTTAGGCTCTTGCCTTGAAGTATAACTGAGTATTATTGCCAACATCAAGAGTAAGCTTActcttatggaatgtctctcaagctggaccagtaaTTGGTTATCTATCCAATTAtcctctgctccttctttctCCCACACATAGTTAGGCAGGATAGAGTGTAGGTCAAAGATTTTGCGTGTGTGATGTTGTCTCAATCCCTATCCTGGAAAACTTGCCTGGTTCTTGGAGATGGACATTATAGGCTCCCTATCCCCCTTTGCTAGGAATATTAGCTAAAGTCACCCTCATATATTTCTAagaatttctatttccttagctTTCTAACGTGACTCAGACGTGCCACCCCAATTTTAATAGCCTCACCAAATATTCTGTATATTACTCTACACTCGCCCTAtcattcccttctcttctcatctccacCCAACTCCTTTCAGTACAAAACCCCATTCACCCATAACTTCTATACTATTTCTGCTTCTTAGAGAAATACATTGATTTCACCTTGTGCCATCTTTTTTTActtagtggtttttgttttagggATTTTGTAACATATAATTTGCATTCTTAAATGAGGAGAATAAAAATTATGTCTTTCAAAAATTAAGAGATATAATTGCCAATTCAGTTATGATACCTACTGAGtttattctttataataaaaggaaaaataaagatctACAGGAGGAACACAATTACAATAAGTCATAACTGATAAATGAGTactaaaaagaactttaaaagaactccatcatatataaaataaaatgagcacaAGAGGTCAAATAGCATATAAACAACatttaaatgctttaaagaaaaactgctaaaatttattaaatattaaaataacaactTGTGAGCAATAATTAACAATTTTAGTAATAATTTAAAGTTAGTGGTTATCTTCTCTAATCAAATATCACAGAGAATGAGTTTGGTTTCCCTTTAGCATAATATTGTTATTGATTCTTTCAGAATTTTACATAATGAAGCCTGATCATACTCAGTTCTCAGTCTTAGATGTCTACTTCTCCATGACAACAcctttcaaaaaaattaaaatgaaagaaaccacTTTCTGctatgtatgtactcactggagcatggcaaACCTCTCAGTTCCTGCTCTCAAAATTGAACTTAAATTTTCCATCCCAGAAGCCTTCAGTTATGGACAGTTAAGATCAGAACCTTTACCATGTATTTTAagagttcttggccctggcattcccctgtattggggcatataaagtttgcaataccaaggggccactcttcccagtgatgtccaactaggccatcttctgctacatatgcagctagagatacgaactctggggctactggttagttcatattgttgttccacctatagggttacagacccctttagctccgtgcatgctttctctagcttctccattgggggccctttgttccatcttatagatgactgtgagcatccacgtctgtatttgccaggcactggcatagcctcatatgagacagctataacagggtcccttcagcaaaatctttctggtattgtgcaatagtgtctgggtttggtgtctgattatgggatggatccccaggtggggtagtctctggatagtccatcctttcatcttagctccaaaatttgtctctataactcctttcatgggtattttgtttcctactcttaaggaggaatgaagtatccacccattggtcttccctcttcttgattttcttgtgtttttcaaattgtatcttgggtggtctaagtttctgggctaatatccacttatcagtgagtgcatatctagtgacttcttttgtgattaggttaactcactaaggataatatccttcagatacatccatttgtccaagaatttcataaatccattgtttttaaatgctgactagtactccattgtaggggtgcagggtggagggagggtatagggaactttcaggatagcatttgaaatgtatataaagaaaatatatataaagaaaataaataaataataaataaataaagagttcttttcattgtttccacCTATATCTGTAGAAACATTGTTAAAAACACAAACCACAGATATCAGCAAAGTCTCTGGCTGCCATAGGCCTACATGCCCAGATAAGGACATTGGTAGTACTAATGACCTAAACAGCACCATGGCTAAATATAACAGCAGGGGCTACTCCCATCAATATGGCCACTGGGGAAATTATTGGtttattaaaaattcaattttgatTGCTTCATACTGTGGTGGTTTCATGCCGCAGAGAAGGGGGGTGCTAGAAGGGTGAAGCAGAAGTGGGAGGGTAGATGGAGGAGTACTCTcttaaagagaaaaggggaagaggataTGGAGCAGGGTTCATAGAGATTAGACTGACTCAGagcataatatttgaaatgtaaacaaataaaatgaataacaacaaaaaaattagcaAACATTTGTGGCATACCTGCAAGGGAAAAAATCCCTTGTATGTAAACAAAGCACATCTGGAAAAATGGGGTCTGATTTGTCCATGCTTGATcttgcagcacaagccattgcttttctgctcaggaattttacccctgtgcccatatctttgaggcttttggtcactttctcctctataaatttcagtgactctcgttttatgtggaggtctttgatccacttagagtggagctttctacaaggagataagaagggatcaatttgcattcttatacatgataaccgccagttgtgccagcaccatttgttgaaaatgctgtcttttttccactggatggttttagctcctttgtcaaagatcaagtaaccataggtgtgtgggttcatttctaggtcttcaattctattccattggtctacctatCGTCACTgtattagttaggattttactgctgtgaacagacaccataaccaaggcaaatcttaataaaacaatatttaattggggctggcttacagattcagaggttcagtccattatcatcaaggtgggtacATGACactatccaggcag
This window harbors:
- the LOC110289079 gene encoding vomeronasal type-2 receptor 116-like, which encodes MFTLIFLFWLLSIPLLVSDFIYPRCFWKIKQNEDKNRNQGTECTFIIHAVQRPVEKEHFSHILNIQTHPKNHKYALALAFSIYEVNRNPDILPNMSLTFKFTNYNCYWESELMRLIHLSLQNHDILPNYMCRELTRCTMALTRLNWTTTVKLNTILNNFMSQQWDVSPSMKDFTFGNEYGTFAFGQHHSEISGFKHFVQTLNSVKCSDEYLVELEWMHFNCEVSASKCKTLKNCSSNHSLEWLMVHTFDMAFIEESYDIYNAVYAFAHALHQMTFQKFDNLPKDNGKEHNYGCRKLYSFLRKTQFTNPVGDRVNINRREKLQEEYDIFYIWNFPQGLGLRVKIGMFSPYFPNGQQVHLSEDMIEWAKGSKQ